Genomic DNA from Bacillus sp. Marseille-P3661:
GAAGATATTAAGAGCTATGGTTTTAATACGTTAGCATGGGCAAATAATCATACACTTGATTATTCATATGGTGGTCTTGAAGCAACTGACAAATATATCAATCAATATGGATTTGTTCATGCTGGTGTTGGAAAAAACTTAGCTGAAGCAAGTGCCCCCAAATATCTTGACTGTCCATCAGGTCGGATTGCTTTAATTGCGGCAACGTCAACTTTTCATGAAACTTGGGCAGCAGGTGAACAACGTTCGGATGTAGAAGGTCGACCAGGCGTTAACCCATTAAGATTTACAACAAAATATGTAGTTTCTAAAGAAAAGTTGGAGCAGTTAAAAGAAATCTCTGCCCTTACAGATATAAATGCGGATTATAATTTAGCAGTAAAGGAAGGGTTTGCTGTTGCTTCCGGTGAGAATTCCTTTAAATTTGGAGCATATGAATTTGAAGTCGGTGAAGATGAAGGCAAAAGAACAAAGCCGGCAAAAAGGGATTTAGACAGAATACTTAAAGCTATTTCGGAAGCTAAACGCCAAGCAGATTATGTAATAGTAAGCATACATTCACATGAGATGGAAGGCGAAGATAAGAGTAAGCCAATTGAGTTTATAAAAGAGTTTTCTAGAACATGTATTGATCATGGTGCGCATGCCGTCATAGGGCACGGTCCTCATATTTTAAGAGGCATTGAGATTTATAAAGAACGACCAATATTCTATAGTCTAGGTAACTTTATTTTTCAAAATGATACTGTTTCAAAATTACCACATGACTTTTATGAAAAATACGGTATGGGCTTTGAAGACAATGTGGCCGATGCGTTTGATAAAAGAAGTGATAATGGGAATAAAGGATTGGGTGTTAATCCTGATGTTTGGGAATCTGTCATCCCATTTTGGACAATGAAAGATGGGAAGTTGGAAGAATTGAAACTATACCCAATTGATCTCGGTTTTGAGATGCCAAGATATAAAAAAGGAT
This window encodes:
- a CDS encoding CapA family protein; the encoded protein is MTNSMTFVATGDSFITRRLPSTDSEEFRNLTRIINQGEFRFTNFEVTAHNFEGFPSAVSGGTWAIAEPGVLEDIKSYGFNTLAWANNHTLDYSYGGLEATDKYINQYGFVHAGVGKNLAEASAPKYLDCPSGRIALIAATSTFHETWAAGEQRSDVEGRPGVNPLRFTTKYVVSKEKLEQLKEISALTDINADYNLAVKEGFAVASGENSFKFGAYEFEVGEDEGKRTKPAKRDLDRILKAISEAKRQADYVIVSIHSHEMEGEDKSKPIEFIKEFSRTCIDHGAHAVIGHGPHILRGIEIYKERPIFYSLGNFIFQNDTVSKLPHDFYEKYGMGFEDNVADAFDKRSDNGNKGLGVNPDVWESVIPFWTMKDGKLEELKLYPIDLGFEMPRYKKGWPVLSKTSQALEKLQDLSKPFGTEIEIKDNIGIIRGK